Proteins from a single region of Sandaracinaceae bacterium:
- a CDS encoding amidohydrolase family protein produces MYDLKITGGTLVDGTGGAPYAGDVGIKDGVIVAVGVVEGEASETFDATGAIVTPGFTDLHTHYDGQVSWDPDMAPSSLHGVTTAVMGNCGVGFAPVRPSDHTRLIELMEGVEDIPGAALAEGIPWGWETFPEYMDRIDFPHAIDFCAQVTHDALRVYVMGERGVSGSVATEEDIARMRMLVREAVEAGAVGFSTGRSDNHRSIRGEETPASEARMEELVGIAEAFAGLGHGVVQGVSDFDMAKSPELFDGEFDLLERMAEAAGRPLSMSLIQRDQEPGQWRRVLKRVEAANARGLDVKVQVGARGIGLMLGLQATFHPFIGFPSYKKIAHLSLDEQVRIMRDPEFKAQLLTEKNEPLSGDGSAIPPLADQLLARIDMIALRLFKLGEEPNYEPDPNTCLYVEGRKTGRGTLDVIYDALLEQDGRALLYFPLYNYIERNLDQVYEMLQHPLALPGLSDGGAHVGTVCDASFPTFMLTHWARDREKGLPLEKVIKMQCHDTARFVGLRDRGLLAVGQRADINVIDHAKLALEHPRIQADLPAGGRRLMQGARGYLATFVRGQMIARDGKLTGARPGRLARVTN; encoded by the coding sequence ATGTACGATCTCAAGATCACTGGTGGAACGCTGGTCGATGGCACGGGTGGCGCACCCTACGCCGGCGATGTAGGAATCAAAGATGGCGTGATCGTGGCGGTCGGCGTGGTGGAAGGTGAGGCCAGCGAGACGTTCGACGCGACCGGGGCCATCGTGACACCAGGCTTCACGGACCTGCACACGCACTACGACGGGCAGGTCAGCTGGGATCCGGACATGGCGCCGTCGTCGCTGCATGGCGTGACCACCGCCGTCATGGGGAACTGCGGGGTCGGCTTCGCGCCGGTGCGTCCGTCGGACCACACGCGCCTGATCGAGCTGATGGAGGGCGTCGAGGACATCCCGGGGGCAGCGCTCGCGGAGGGCATCCCGTGGGGCTGGGAGACCTTCCCCGAGTACATGGACCGTATCGACTTCCCACACGCGATCGACTTCTGCGCGCAGGTCACGCACGACGCGCTGCGCGTCTACGTGATGGGGGAGCGCGGCGTGTCTGGCTCCGTGGCGACCGAGGAAGACATCGCACGCATGCGGATGCTCGTGCGCGAGGCCGTCGAGGCTGGCGCCGTTGGCTTCAGCACGGGCCGCAGCGACAACCACCGCTCGATCCGTGGCGAGGAGACCCCTGCGTCCGAAGCCCGCATGGAGGAGCTCGTCGGCATCGCCGAGGCGTTTGCGGGGCTCGGGCACGGCGTGGTCCAAGGGGTCAGCGACTTCGACATGGCCAAGAGCCCCGAGCTGTTCGACGGGGAATTCGATCTCCTCGAGCGTATGGCCGAGGCGGCCGGGCGTCCCCTCAGCATGTCCCTCATTCAGCGGGACCAGGAGCCAGGGCAGTGGCGCCGCGTGCTGAAGCGCGTCGAGGCTGCGAACGCGCGAGGCTTGGACGTGAAGGTGCAAGTGGGGGCGCGGGGCATCGGCCTGATGCTGGGCCTGCAGGCGACCTTCCACCCGTTCATCGGCTTCCCCTCGTACAAGAAGATCGCGCACCTTTCGCTCGACGAGCAGGTGCGCATCATGCGTGACCCCGAGTTCAAGGCGCAGCTCTTGACCGAGAAGAACGAGCCACTCTCGGGGGACGGGAGCGCCATCCCGCCACTCGCGGACCAGCTCCTGGCGCGCATCGACATGATCGCCCTGCGGCTCTTCAAGCTCGGCGAGGAACCGAACTACGAGCCTGATCCCAACACCTGCCTCTACGTGGAAGGCCGCAAGACGGGGCGCGGGACGCTGGACGTCATCTACGATGCGCTGCTGGAGCAGGACGGGCGCGCGCTGCTCTACTTCCCGCTCTACAACTACATCGAGCGCAACCTCGACCAGGTCTACGAGATGCTCCAGCACCCGCTCGCCTTGCCCGGCCTGAGCGATGGCGGCGCGCACGTGGGCACCGTCTGCGATGCCAGCTTCCCGACGTTCATGCTGACTCACTGGGCGCGCGATCGTGAGAAGGGGCTCCCCCTCGAGAAGGTCATCAAGATGCAGTGTCACGACACTGCGCGTTTCGTCGGCCTGCGCGATCGCGGTCTGCTCGCCGTGGGCCAGCGCGCCGACATCAACGTCATCGACCACGCGAAGCTCGCCCTCGAGCACCCGCGCATCCAGGCCGACCTGCCCGCCGGCGGGCGCCGGCTCATGCAGGGCGCGCGGGGCTATCTGGCGACGTTCGTGCGCGGCCAGATGATCGCTCGTGACGGCAAGCTCACGGGGGCGCGCCCCGGTCGCCTGGCCCGGGTCACGAACTGA
- a CDS encoding protein kinase codes for MTGDSVSYGKYQLLERIARGGMAEVYRAKSHGVSGFEKVLVIKRILPELARHTEFVEMFVNEAKIAVSLTHANIVQVFDLGFAEDTHFIAMEYVPGPDLATLLKRARREQIDVPLPTLALIGASVARALDYAHHKRDLAGQPLHIVHRDVSPQNVLVSVDGEVKLTDFGVAKARTSVFGTEEGVVKGKFAYMSPEQARGELVDPKTDIFALGTLLYHALTGVNPWKRENTRETLRAVSDARVADVRTHAPSVPAELAMLVMRCLAADKDARPDSAGVVYEALQPFLFDAGRRARASDVARLVAEVRGAESSYNAASDVAPRLSTSFGSSRRTSRPPGRAPGIRHVGLSATPIERPRASRSHPPPSGPGTTSSSEASRERALGVARPQPERRDVTVAVLGPFDHGLPSVVAQRVAWFGGRCVDTRDGMHAAIFGLDTPDGRDADAAARMLLDVRRRAKELGLAPLRMGLHSGRVLVDISSALVADEHLRALIATGIGAASAASPGQVLVTVPAQHLIHRSFDVRRVGGTDYRQVIEESAFSAAAAPFVGRAAALRVVGDEIGRAASGDRRLLGIAGEAGSGKTRLLMEAMARLQRDHHNVSTLYVRIDPALQRVRYATLQELFCVVLGIDPRDSDDEARRKLGRLRELGADELSARAVAQLLGHAARESETGDAFDTALRRAIARVGRRMAMLRPLVVAFDGLENADRASLRVLRSILDQPERVPVLAILAYRPVPGQPWRRFPNFLEHRLASLSETETTELLAERLGTDEVPMKLVREVLQKSAGNPLFVEEYAHALSEAGAVSVTTDGVVFRDDIAVGVPKTLRGIIRARLEHLSPTERHLLQVAAVLGQELDLLTLSRVTDEDPDTVDEALGLLERRGILTRGERGYAFASDAMVQVISTGLTPDARKEIHGAIAVSLEELYPDELDELAHTLALHHEAAGSTAEAVSYLERWARRSAHEGAYATAFGALERALELTALASEPSHEVRLRLYVALGDVAFAGRVVAAGAERMAAAYELADALGRLPELAHFAMLRGLLLCHANRMEDARRWLDRAREVARELGDPKQLCEVTVATADALARVGDYASAANLQREALATARETRDIDTQVRCLSGLAMSYAAAGDEAAARSALWEAWERTPVDAAPIRRCALHLTDMRVQGQAGDLRDAIDAARRAESIAKEHGFEDEEVEALLHIGECHLRLNETSRAFAALRVGYERAHERGLTRREHQSLRLLGFLDASRHGSREGRTLIEEARAYAASQGYAVDMLECDYLLGYLYAQEGDVIRATGTFQQTHALAMGLGNHHYARFSEQALDALRLGEPVRLARVQAVGS; via the coding sequence ATGACGGGTGACAGCGTCAGCTACGGCAAGTACCAGCTGCTCGAGCGCATCGCGCGCGGCGGCATGGCCGAGGTGTATCGCGCCAAGAGCCACGGCGTGTCCGGCTTCGAGAAGGTCCTCGTCATCAAACGCATCCTCCCCGAGCTGGCCCGCCACACGGAGTTCGTCGAGATGTTCGTCAACGAGGCGAAGATCGCGGTCTCCTTGACGCACGCGAACATCGTGCAGGTGTTCGACCTGGGCTTCGCCGAGGACACCCACTTCATCGCCATGGAGTACGTACCGGGACCCGACCTGGCCACCCTGCTCAAGCGTGCCCGGCGCGAGCAGATCGACGTGCCCCTGCCCACGCTGGCGCTGATTGGCGCGTCGGTCGCCCGCGCGCTGGACTACGCGCACCACAAGCGCGACCTGGCGGGACAGCCCCTGCACATCGTGCACCGCGACGTGTCGCCGCAGAACGTGCTCGTGAGCGTGGACGGGGAGGTCAAGCTCACCGACTTCGGCGTGGCCAAAGCACGCACGAGCGTCTTCGGTACCGAGGAGGGCGTCGTGAAGGGCAAGTTCGCGTACATGTCGCCCGAGCAGGCCCGCGGTGAGCTGGTCGACCCCAAGACGGATATCTTCGCGCTGGGGACCCTGCTGTACCACGCGCTCACCGGCGTGAACCCGTGGAAGCGCGAGAACACCCGCGAGACCCTGCGCGCCGTGAGCGACGCGCGCGTGGCCGACGTGCGCACGCACGCTCCCTCCGTCCCAGCCGAGCTCGCCATGCTGGTGATGCGCTGCCTCGCAGCCGACAAGGACGCGCGGCCCGACAGCGCGGGCGTGGTCTACGAGGCGCTCCAGCCTTTCCTGTTCGACGCTGGGAGGCGCGCACGCGCCTCGGACGTGGCGCGGCTGGTGGCCGAGGTGCGCGGCGCGGAGAGCTCTTACAACGCGGCGTCGGACGTCGCGCCACGGCTCTCCACGTCGTTCGGCAGCTCGCGCAGGACGTCGCGGCCGCCGGGGAGGGCGCCTGGGATTCGCCACGTGGGGCTGTCCGCGACGCCCATCGAGCGGCCGCGGGCCTCGCGTTCCCATCCGCCCCCGAGCGGCCCCGGCACGACCAGCTCGAGCGAGGCCAGCCGAGAGCGGGCGCTGGGGGTGGCGCGCCCGCAGCCCGAGCGCCGCGACGTCACGGTGGCGGTGCTGGGACCGTTCGACCACGGGCTGCCCAGCGTCGTCGCACAGCGCGTCGCATGGTTCGGCGGGCGGTGCGTCGACACCCGCGACGGCATGCACGCTGCCATCTTCGGTCTGGACACGCCCGACGGACGCGACGCCGACGCCGCGGCCCGCATGCTGTTGGACGTGCGGCGGCGCGCGAAGGAGCTGGGGCTCGCGCCTCTGCGCATGGGGCTGCACTCCGGGCGCGTGCTGGTCGACATCTCGTCCGCGCTCGTGGCAGACGAGCACCTACGCGCGCTCATCGCTACGGGGATCGGCGCAGCGTCTGCTGCCAGCCCGGGGCAAGTCCTGGTCACGGTGCCGGCGCAGCACCTGATCCACCGCAGCTTCGACGTGCGACGAGTCGGGGGAACGGACTACCGGCAGGTCATCGAGGAGAGCGCGTTCTCGGCGGCCGCCGCGCCGTTCGTGGGACGGGCTGCGGCGCTGCGCGTGGTCGGGGACGAGATCGGGCGCGCCGCGTCCGGCGACCGACGCCTGCTCGGCATCGCGGGTGAGGCCGGCAGCGGCAAGACACGTCTGCTGATGGAGGCGATGGCGCGTCTTCAGCGAGACCACCACAACGTCAGCACCCTCTACGTGCGCATCGACCCCGCCCTCCAACGCGTGCGCTACGCCACGCTGCAAGAGCTGTTCTGCGTGGTGTTGGGCATCGATCCACGTGACAGCGACGACGAGGCGCGGCGCAAGCTCGGACGCCTGCGCGAGCTCGGAGCCGACGAGCTGTCCGCTCGGGCGGTGGCGCAGCTGCTCGGGCACGCCGCGCGCGAGTCCGAGACGGGTGACGCGTTCGACACGGCGCTGCGCCGCGCCATCGCGCGCGTCGGGAGGCGGATGGCCATGCTGCGCCCCCTGGTCGTGGCGTTCGACGGACTCGAGAACGCGGACCGTGCGAGCCTGCGCGTGCTGCGCAGCATCCTCGACCAACCCGAGCGCGTCCCCGTGCTCGCGATCCTCGCGTATCGGCCCGTCCCTGGCCAGCCGTGGCGTCGCTTCCCCAACTTCCTCGAACACAGGCTCGCTTCGCTCAGCGAGACCGAGACCACCGAGCTGCTCGCCGAACGCCTCGGCACGGACGAGGTGCCGATGAAGCTCGTGCGCGAGGTGCTCCAGAAGAGCGCCGGCAATCCGCTGTTCGTCGAGGAGTACGCCCACGCGCTCAGCGAAGCGGGGGCCGTCTCCGTCACGACCGACGGCGTGGTGTTCCGTGACGACATCGCTGTCGGGGTCCCGAAGACGCTGCGCGGCATCATCCGGGCGCGCCTCGAGCACCTCTCGCCCACGGAGCGGCACCTGCTCCAGGTGGCTGCCGTGCTGGGACAGGAGCTCGACCTCCTCACGCTGAGCCGCGTCACCGACGAGGACCCGGACACCGTCGACGAGGCTCTCGGGTTGTTGGAGCGCCGCGGCATCCTCACGCGCGGGGAGCGCGGGTATGCGTTCGCCAGCGACGCGATGGTGCAGGTCATCTCGACGGGGCTCACGCCCGATGCTCGCAAGGAGATCCACGGCGCCATCGCCGTCTCGCTCGAAGAGCTGTACCCAGACGAGCTGGACGAGCTGGCGCACACCCTCGCGCTGCACCATGAGGCGGCCGGTTCCACCGCGGAGGCGGTCTCCTACCTGGAGCGCTGGGCGCGGCGGAGCGCCCACGAAGGGGCCTACGCCACCGCGTTCGGGGCTCTGGAGCGCGCCCTCGAGCTGACCGCGTTGGCCAGCGAGCCGAGCCACGAGGTGCGACTCCGCCTCTACGTGGCGCTGGGCGACGTGGCCTTCGCCGGGCGCGTGGTGGCTGCCGGGGCAGAGCGCATGGCCGCGGCATACGAGCTGGCCGACGCCCTCGGGCGTCTGCCGGAGCTGGCCCACTTCGCGATGCTGCGGGGGCTCTTGCTGTGTCATGCGAACCGCATGGAGGACGCGCGCCGGTGGCTCGACCGCGCACGTGAGGTGGCCCGTGAGCTGGGTGACCCGAAGCAGCTCTGCGAGGTCACCGTGGCCACGGCCGACGCCCTCGCGCGCGTCGGGGACTACGCCTCCGCGGCGAACCTGCAGCGAGAAGCCCTCGCGACTGCCCGGGAGACCCGCGACATCGACACGCAGGTCCGCTGCCTCTCCGGGCTCGCGATGTCCTACGCGGCGGCGGGCGACGAGGCGGCCGCACGGAGCGCGCTGTGGGAGGCCTGGGAGCGAACGCCGGTAGACGCTGCGCCCATCCGCCGCTGCGCCCTCCACCTCACCGACATGCGCGTACAGGGGCAGGCGGGGGACCTGCGCGACGCCATCGACGCCGCGCGGCGCGCCGAGTCGATCGCCAAAGAGCACGGCTTCGAAGACGAAGAGGTGGAGGCGCTGCTCCACATCGGGGAGTGCCATCTGCGGCTGAACGAGACGTCCCGCGCGTTCGCGGCGCTGCGCGTGGGATACGAGCGGGCGCACGAGCGCGGGCTGACGCGCCGTGAGCACCAGAGCCTGCGGCTCTTGGGGTTCCTGGATGCGTCGCGCCACGGCAGCCGCGAGGGGCGGACACTCATCGAAGAGGCACGCGCGTACGCGGCCAGTCAGGGCTACGCCGTGGACATGCTCGAGTGCGACTACCTGCTGGGCTACCTCTACGCGCAAGAGGGAGACGTGATCCGGGCGACGGGCACGTTCCAACAGACACACGCGTTGGCCATGGGCCTCGGCAATCACCACTACGCGCGCTTCTCCGAGCAAGCGCTCGACGCCCTCCGGCTGGGAGAGCCCGTGCGTCTGGCGCGGGTGCAGGCGGTCGGCTCGTGA
- a CDS encoding ABC transporter ATP-binding protein translates to MVASAQESLAPTGGEGDVQLLRKLVPYARPHAVLFIAALVTMPLAALASLVQPLMVKGAIEATLVARSDDALQMVVLGFAAAITIEFLAKFAQTYVMQLAGQRTTADLRRAVFEHVQRLRVSYFDREPVGRVVTRMTNDIDAITELFASGAVTAISDLLMLVGIIGFMLYLDVELALIALLALPPLTIAVNVFRRWAREAFRSIRVHVAQLNAYLNEQVQGIAVVQAYGREAECAAEYREINEDYRAANYRNIRFDALLYSVVESVATACLAMVLYYAATQAGVLEGSAATAAYVGTVVAFYDYIQRFFVPIRDLATKYTIIQSALASSERIFSLLDHEEPDAPARHVSDAREETDTAIEFRGVTFGYKPGQPVLHDLQLSIARGEQVGIVGATGSGKTTLTALLLRLYDVETGEVRVDGQDIRALPREAHRASFATVPQDVFLFVGTVAENIALDVGAPDPARVQAALERASAWDLVQSRGGLDARVEERGSNWSAGERQLLAFARALYRDSPILVLDEATANVDSETEARIQGAVAQVIAGRTALVIAHRLSTIRALDRILVFHHGRIVEQGSHDQLVALGGIYARLHALQLASEGVAAE, encoded by the coding sequence ATGGTGGCCTCGGCCCAGGAGTCGCTCGCGCCCACGGGCGGGGAGGGCGACGTCCAACTGCTGCGCAAGCTGGTGCCGTACGCGCGACCGCACGCGGTCTTGTTCATCGCGGCGTTGGTCACGATGCCGCTCGCCGCGCTGGCTTCCCTCGTGCAGCCGCTCATGGTCAAGGGAGCCATCGAGGCCACGCTGGTGGCGCGCAGCGACGACGCGCTGCAGATGGTCGTGCTCGGCTTCGCGGCGGCCATCACGATCGAGTTCCTGGCCAAGTTCGCGCAGACCTACGTCATGCAGCTGGCCGGGCAGCGCACCACGGCGGACCTGCGCCGCGCCGTGTTCGAGCACGTACAGCGGTTGCGCGTCAGCTACTTCGACCGCGAGCCGGTGGGCCGGGTCGTCACGCGCATGACCAACGACATCGACGCCATCACCGAGCTCTTCGCGTCTGGCGCGGTGACCGCCATCTCGGACCTGCTCATGCTGGTGGGCATCATCGGCTTCATGCTCTACCTCGACGTGGAGCTGGCGCTGATCGCGCTCCTGGCGCTGCCACCGCTCACCATCGCCGTCAACGTGTTCCGCCGCTGGGCCCGCGAAGCCTTCCGCAGCATCCGCGTCCACGTGGCGCAGCTCAACGCCTACCTCAACGAGCAGGTGCAGGGCATCGCGGTGGTCCAGGCCTATGGGCGCGAGGCGGAGTGTGCGGCCGAGTACCGCGAGATCAACGAAGACTACCGCGCGGCCAACTACCGCAACATCCGCTTCGACGCGCTGCTGTACTCCGTCGTCGAGTCCGTGGCCACGGCGTGCTTGGCCATGGTGCTGTATTACGCCGCCACGCAAGCTGGGGTGCTCGAGGGGAGCGCCGCGACGGCCGCGTACGTCGGCACCGTGGTCGCATTCTACGACTACATCCAGCGCTTCTTCGTCCCCATCCGCGACCTGGCGACGAAGTACACCATCATCCAGTCGGCCTTGGCGTCATCCGAGCGCATCTTCTCGCTGCTCGACCATGAAGAACCCGACGCCCCCGCGCGCCACGTCAGCGACGCGCGTGAAGAGACCGACACCGCCATCGAATTCCGCGGCGTCACGTTCGGCTACAAGCCTGGGCAGCCCGTCCTGCACGACCTCCAGCTCAGCATCGCGCGCGGCGAACAGGTGGGCATCGTCGGCGCCACCGGGTCGGGCAAGACCACACTCACGGCGCTCTTGCTTCGCCTGTACGATGTGGAAACCGGCGAGGTGCGCGTGGATGGTCAGGACATCCGCGCGCTGCCGCGCGAAGCCCATCGCGCGAGCTTCGCCACGGTCCCGCAGGACGTGTTCCTCTTCGTGGGCACTGTCGCCGAGAACATCGCCCTCGACGTCGGTGCCCCCGACCCCGCGCGCGTGCAAGCCGCCCTCGAGCGCGCCTCGGCCTGGGACCTCGTGCAGTCGCGAGGGGGCCTCGACGCGCGCGTCGAAGAGCGCGGCAGCAACTGGAGCGCCGGCGAGCGGCAGCTGCTCGCGTTCGCCCGTGCGCTCTACCGAGACTCGCCCATCCTGGTGCTCGACGAGGCCACCGCCAACGTGGACAGCGAGACCGAGGCGCGCATCCAGGGGGCGGTGGCCCAGGTCATCGCGGGGCGCACGGCGCTCGTCATCGCGCATCGCCTTTCCACCATTCGCGCGCTCGACCGCATCCTGGTGTTCCACCACGGGCGGATCGTCGAGCAGGGCTCACACGACCAGCTCGTGGCCCTGGGCGGGATCTACGCTCGCCTCCACGCCCTGCAGCTGGCTAGTGAGGGTGTCGCGGCCGAGTGA
- a CDS encoding ABC transporter ATP-binding protein: MVARGFGKVLYDRSRDAQAALGALADRAQENLAGVRVVRAFGLEAQQERRFESANQAAIRANMRLVVTRGFMFPALMLIGSIGTLIVIWQGGEMILRRELTVGQFAAFNAYLATLVWPTLAFGYMLSVVQRGRASFERVREILDAEPDIADPREPIPMRGEGRVRVQDLEVERGGQPVLRGVSLDVPAGTSLAILGGIGSGKSTLAATLPRLLPAPDDAVLVDEQPVESLALRELRQTVAYAQQEPFLFSTSIERNIAFGLGNDEADPASLRERVRRAADEACILEEIDNMPAGLDTLVGERGVQLSGGQKQRIALARALLNAPRVLVLDDPLSAVDAKTEARILRALDRAGEGRTLILVTHRVAAAERMDQVVVLEAGRIVERGTHRELMEAGGPYARMAKRQALEAELSTL, encoded by the coding sequence TTGGTCGCGCGCGGTTTCGGCAAGGTGCTCTACGACCGCTCGCGTGACGCCCAGGCGGCCCTCGGCGCGCTAGCCGACCGTGCCCAGGAGAACCTCGCGGGCGTGCGCGTGGTGCGGGCCTTCGGGCTCGAGGCGCAACAGGAGCGCCGCTTCGAGTCCGCGAACCAAGCGGCCATCCGCGCCAACATGCGCCTGGTGGTCACCCGCGGCTTCATGTTCCCCGCGCTCATGTTGATCGGGTCGATCGGGACGCTGATCGTCATCTGGCAGGGCGGCGAGATGATCCTCCGGCGCGAGCTCACGGTGGGGCAGTTCGCCGCGTTCAACGCCTACCTGGCGACGCTGGTCTGGCCCACGTTGGCGTTCGGCTACATGCTCTCGGTGGTGCAGCGCGGGCGCGCCAGCTTCGAGCGGGTGCGCGAGATCCTCGACGCGGAGCCCGACATCGCCGACCCCCGCGAGCCCATCCCGATGAGAGGCGAGGGGCGCGTGCGCGTGCAAGACCTCGAGGTGGAGCGCGGGGGGCAGCCCGTGTTGCGGGGGGTGTCGCTGGACGTGCCCGCGGGCACGTCGCTCGCCATCTTGGGGGGCATCGGCTCGGGCAAGAGCACGCTGGCGGCGACCCTCCCACGGCTCCTCCCCGCGCCGGACGACGCGGTGCTGGTCGACGAGCAGCCCGTCGAGTCGCTCGCCCTACGCGAGCTGCGCCAGACGGTGGCCTACGCGCAGCAGGAGCCCTTCCTGTTCTCCACCAGCATCGAGCGCAACATCGCGTTTGGTCTGGGGAACGACGAGGCGGATCCCGCGTCCCTACGCGAGCGGGTGCGGCGCGCGGCCGACGAGGCGTGCATCCTCGAGGAGATCGACAACATGCCCGCGGGCCTCGACACGCTCGTGGGCGAGCGAGGCGTGCAGCTCTCGGGAGGCCAGAAGCAGCGCATCGCCCTGGCGCGGGCCCTGCTCAACGCGCCGCGCGTGCTCGTGCTGGACGACCCTCTCAGCGCGGTCGACGCCAAGACCGAGGCACGCATCCTCCGAGCGCTGGACCGCGCGGGGGAGGGGCGCACGCTCATCCTCGTGACGCATCGCGTGGCTGCGGCCGAGCGCATGGATCAGGTGGTGGTGTTGGAGGCGGGGCGCATCGTCGAGCGCGGCACCCACCGCGAGCTGATGGAGGCCGGCGGCCCCTACGCGCGTATGGCCAAGCGCCAGGCCCTCGAAGCGGAGCTGTCGACGCTATGA
- a CDS encoding GNAT family N-acetyltransferase: protein MRFDEHYDEHKRLANGRAVQLRLIRPDDKALLLDGFERLGPKSRYTRFFSGKKALHEADLVYLTEVDGQDHFALVAGEEGADGRLRGLGVARFVRCADDPDVAEPAIAIVDDAQGQGLGGLMLRRLTDAAVERGIRRFRCMVMADNDAMQALLLEVDPKVIKRHDQPGVTSIEMTLPEPEPSEPIASVSGDPLTASRESDGAREPGSGLHVLSSAVHRLLSFVAEQRVAVPFRSRLPSPPEEGEPLP, encoded by the coding sequence GTGCGATTCGACGAGCACTACGACGAGCACAAGCGTCTCGCGAACGGCCGCGCCGTGCAGCTACGACTCATTCGCCCCGACGACAAGGCCCTGTTGCTCGATGGCTTCGAGCGGCTGGGGCCGAAGTCACGCTACACGCGCTTCTTCTCGGGCAAGAAGGCCCTGCACGAAGCCGACCTGGTGTACCTGACGGAGGTGGATGGGCAGGACCACTTCGCGTTGGTCGCGGGTGAGGAAGGCGCGGATGGCCGGCTCCGTGGCCTCGGCGTCGCACGCTTCGTGCGCTGCGCCGACGATCCGGACGTGGCCGAGCCCGCGATCGCCATCGTGGACGACGCACAGGGGCAGGGGCTGGGCGGCTTGATGCTGCGGCGCTTGACGGACGCGGCGGTCGAGCGCGGAATCCGCCGCTTTCGCTGCATGGTCATGGCCGACAACGACGCCATGCAGGCGCTGCTGCTCGAGGTGGACCCCAAAGTGATCAAGCGGCACGACCAGCCTGGCGTCACGTCCATCGAGATGACGCTCCCAGAGCCCGAGCCGAGCGAGCCGATCGCGAGCGTTTCAGGAGACCCGCTCACGGCGTCGCGCGAGAGTGATGGCGCGAGAGAGCCTGGCAGTGGGCTGCACGTGCTCAGCAGCGCCGTCCACCGACTGCTGTCCTTCGTGGCCGAGCAACGTGTGGCGGTTCCTTTCCGCAGCCGCCTCCCGTCGCCTCCAGAGGAAGGTGAGCCCTTGCCATAA
- the rplS gene encoding 50S ribosomal protein L19 → MSTAVPQIQAIDATQARTLTPFRPGDTVRVHYRIREGEKERVQVFEGVVIRRKSGGAGATFTVRKVSYSVGVERIFPLNSPRIEKVEVQARGHVRRAKLYYLRDLRGKKSRLRETKRAR, encoded by the coding sequence ATGAGCACAGCCGTTCCCCAGATTCAGGCGATTGACGCCACCCAGGCCCGCACGCTGACCCCGTTCCGTCCGGGCGACACCGTCCGCGTTCACTACCGCATTCGCGAGGGCGAGAAGGAGCGCGTCCAGGTCTTCGAGGGCGTCGTGATTCGGCGCAAGAGCGGTGGCGCCGGGGCCACCTTCACCGTCCGCAAGGTCTCGTACAGCGTCGGTGTCGAGCGCATCTTCCCGCTCAACTCGCCGCGCATCGAGAAGGTCGAGGTCCAGGCTCGCGGCCACGTGCGTCGCGCGAAGCTCTACTACCTGCGAGACCTCCGCGGCAAGAAGTCGCGTCTGCGCGAGACCAAGCGGGCTCGCTGA
- the trmD gene encoding tRNA (guanosine(37)-N1)-methyltransferase TrmD, whose protein sequence is MRFEVVTLFPELFAAADVGLLGKARERGDVSLTLLSPREFATDKHRSVDDYPYGGGSGMVLMPGPVVDALEHLDRERGLPERSRRVLLSPQGVPFDQRAAERLSTYSALTLVCGRYEGFDERIRSYVDEEISLGDFVLLGGEIAALAVIEATARLLPGVLGNEQSAADESHTSQLLEYPQYTRPPEFRGQGIPEILMSGHHAKIAAWRKRESVRRTLQRRPDLLAGRELTPEVAAVVASVRAELGASPPDGDGT, encoded by the coding sequence ATGCGCTTCGAGGTCGTCACTCTGTTCCCCGAGCTGTTCGCGGCGGCCGACGTCGGACTGCTGGGCAAGGCCCGGGAGCGCGGCGACGTGTCGCTCACGCTGCTCTCGCCGCGTGAGTTCGCGACGGACAAGCACCGCTCGGTGGACGACTATCCTTACGGCGGGGGGAGCGGGATGGTGCTCATGCCAGGCCCGGTGGTGGACGCGCTGGAGCATCTGGACCGTGAGCGTGGGCTCCCGGAGCGCTCGCGCCGTGTGCTGCTCTCACCCCAGGGCGTCCCCTTCGACCAGCGCGCCGCCGAGCGCCTTTCGACCTACTCGGCGCTGACGTTGGTGTGTGGCCGCTACGAAGGCTTCGACGAGCGCATCCGTTCGTATGTGGACGAGGAGATCTCCCTGGGCGACTTTGTGTTGCTAGGCGGAGAGATCGCGGCTCTCGCGGTCATCGAGGCCACGGCCCGCCTCTTGCCAGGTGTCCTCGGCAACGAGCAGTCCGCGGCCGACGAGTCCCACACCAGCCAGCTGCTCGAGTACCCCCAGTACACCCGGCCTCCCGAGTTCCGCGGACAGGGCATCCCGGAGATCCTCATGAGCGGTCACCACGCCAAGATCGCTGCCTGGCGCAAGCGCGAGTCGGTCCGTCGTACCCTTCAGCGCCGGCCGGACCTGCTGGCGGGTCGTGAGCTGACCCCCGAGGTCGCTGCGGTGGTCGCGTCGGTTCGCGCCGAGCTCGGAGCGTCGCCGCCCGACGGGGACGGAACGTGA